One window from the genome of Desulforamulus ruminis DSM 2154 encodes:
- a CDS encoding CtsR family transcriptional regulator → MANISELIELHIKALLKDSPYDYVELQRNELASQFKCVPSQINYVLSTRFTTDNGYVVESRRGGGGYIRIIKIPLDRHDNAAVQIYRLVGNDINQSQAEAIIKRLAEEEFITPREARIFRSAMDRNSLRLELPWRDNLRADLLKAMLAAVFRED, encoded by the coding sequence ATGGCAAATATTTCGGAACTTATTGAACTGCATATTAAAGCACTGCTGAAAGACAGCCCCTATGATTATGTAGAACTTCAGCGTAATGAGCTGGCTTCCCAGTTTAAATGTGTTCCATCGCAGATAAACTACGTCTTATCCACCCGGTTCACCACGGATAACGGCTATGTGGTGGAAAGCCGCAGGGGCGGCGGGGGCTATATCCGCATTATCAAAATCCCTTTGGACCGCCATGACAATGCGGCGGTTCAGATCTATCGCTTAGTAGGCAATGACATCAATCAATCCCAGGCGGAGGCCATTATTAAACGATTGGCCGAGGAAGAATTTATTACTCCCAGGGAAGCAAGAATTTTCAGATCCGCCATGGACCGGAACAGCCTCCGGCTGGAACTGCCCTGGCGGGATAACCTGCGGGCGGATTTGCTGAAAGCCATGCTGGCTGCGGTTTTTAGAGAAGACTGA